In one Pseudomonas sp. SCA2728.1_7 genomic region, the following are encoded:
- a CDS encoding carboxyl transferase domain-containing protein: MATLHTQLNPRSAEFAANSAAMLKQVDALHTLLAQVAQGGGAKAQERHTSRGKLLPRERINRLLDPGSPFLEISQLAAHAVYGEDVPAAGVIAGIGRVEGVECMIVANDATVKGGSYYPLTVKKHLRAQTIAQQNRLPCIYLVDSGGANLPRQDEVFPDREHFGRIFFNQANMSAMGIPQIAVVMGSCTAGGAYVPAMADEAIMVRNQATIFLAGPPLVKAATGEVVSAEDLGGADVHCKVSGVADHYAESDEHALALARRSVANLNWRKLGEVQQRTPIAPLYASDELYGVVSADAKQPFDVREVIARLVDASVFDEFKALFGTTLVCGFAHLHGYPIAILANNGILFAEAAQKGAHFIELACQRGIPLLFLQNITGFMVGQKYEAGGIAKHGAKLVTAVACAKVPKFTVIIGGSFGAGNYGMCGRAYDPRFLWMWPNARIGVMGAEQAAGVLVQVKREQAERSGQAFSAEQEAEIKQPILDQYEEQGHPYYSSARLWDDGVIDPAQTRDVLALALSASLNAPIEPSRFGVFRM; this comes from the coding sequence ATGGCTACCTTGCACACTCAGCTCAATCCTCGTTCAGCGGAGTTCGCCGCCAACAGCGCGGCGATGCTCAAACAGGTCGACGCCCTGCACACCCTGCTCGCCCAAGTGGCGCAGGGCGGCGGCGCGAAAGCCCAGGAACGCCACACCTCGCGCGGTAAATTGCTGCCGCGCGAACGCATCAATCGCCTGCTCGATCCGGGCTCACCGTTTCTGGAAATCAGTCAATTGGCCGCCCACGCTGTGTATGGCGAAGACGTACCGGCCGCTGGTGTGATCGCCGGTATCGGCCGGGTTGAGGGCGTCGAGTGCATGATCGTCGCCAACGACGCGACGGTGAAGGGCGGTTCGTACTATCCACTGACCGTGAAAAAACACCTGCGCGCGCAGACCATCGCGCAGCAGAATCGCCTGCCGTGCATCTATCTGGTGGACTCCGGCGGCGCCAACCTGCCGCGTCAGGACGAAGTGTTCCCGGATCGCGAGCACTTCGGGCGGATCTTCTTCAACCAGGCCAACATGAGTGCAATGGGCATCCCGCAGATCGCCGTGGTCATGGGTTCCTGCACTGCGGGTGGTGCTTATGTGCCGGCAATGGCTGACGAAGCGATCATGGTGCGCAATCAGGCGACGATTTTCCTCGCCGGGCCGCCGCTGGTGAAAGCCGCGACCGGCGAAGTGGTCAGCGCCGAGGATCTGGGCGGCGCTGATGTGCACTGCAAGGTTTCCGGGGTCGCTGACCACTACGCCGAGAGCGACGAACACGCCCTCGCCCTCGCCCGCCGCAGCGTCGCCAACCTTAACTGGCGCAAACTCGGCGAAGTGCAGCAACGCACGCCGATTGCGCCGTTGTACGCCAGCGATGAGTTGTACGGCGTGGTTTCCGCCGACGCCAAGCAACCCTTCGACGTGCGCGAAGTGATTGCGCGACTGGTCGACGCTTCGGTGTTCGATGAATTCAAGGCTTTGTTCGGCACCACGCTGGTGTGTGGCTTTGCGCACCTGCACGGCTACCCGATCGCGATTCTGGCCAACAACGGCATCCTTTTCGCCGAAGCCGCGCAGAAAGGCGCGCACTTCATCGAACTGGCCTGCCAGCGCGGCATTCCGCTGCTGTTCCTGCAAAACATCACCGGCTTCATGGTCGGTCAGAAATACGAGGCCGGCGGCATCGCCAAGCACGGCGCAAAACTGGTAACCGCCGTGGCTTGCGCAAAAGTGCCGAAATTCACCGTGATCATCGGCGGCAGCTTCGGCGCCGGTAACTACGGCATGTGCGGGCGCGCTTACGATCCGCGCTTCCTGTGGATGTGGCCAAACGCGCGGATCGGCGTGATGGGTGCCGAGCAGGCAGCGGGCGTGTTGGTGCAGGTCAAACGCGAACAGGCTGAACGCAGTGGTCAGGCCTTCAGCGCTGAGCAGGAAGCCGAGATCAAGCAACCGATTCTCGACCAGTACGAAGAGCAGGGTCACCCCTACTATTCCAGCGCACGGCTGTGGGACGACGGCGTCATCGACCCGGCGCAGACCCGCGATGTGCTGGCCCTGGCCTTGTCCGCGTCGTTGAACGCGCCAATCGAACCGAGCCGCTTCGGCGTGTTCCGGATGTGA
- a CDS encoding isovaleryl-CoA dehydrogenase, with protein MSYPSLNFALGETIDMLRDQVQSFVAKEIAPRAAQIDSDNLFPADMWRKFGDMGLLGITVPEEYGGAGLGYLAHVVAMEEISRGSASVALSYGAHSNLCVNQINRNGNHEQKSKYLPKLISGEHVGALAMSEPNAGSDVVSMKLRADKRGDRYVLNGSKTWITNGPDANTYVIYAKTDLEKGPHGITAFIVERDWKGFSRSNKFDKLGMRGSNTCELFFDDVEVPEENILGVLNGGVKVLMSGLDYERVVLSGGPTGIMQSCMDLIVPYIHDRKQFGQSIGEFQLIQGKVADMYTQLNASRAYLYAVAQACERGETTRKDAAGVILYTAERATQMALDAIQILGGNGYINEFPAGRLLRDAKLYEIGAGTSEIRRMLIGRELFNETR; from the coding sequence ATGAGCTATCCATCCCTGAACTTCGCCCTCGGTGAAACCATCGACATGTTGCGCGATCAGGTGCAGTCCTTTGTCGCCAAGGAGATCGCCCCGCGCGCGGCGCAGATCGACAGCGACAACCTGTTCCCCGCCGACATGTGGCGCAAGTTCGGTGACATGGGCCTGCTCGGCATCACCGTGCCGGAAGAGTACGGCGGCGCGGGCCTGGGTTACCTGGCGCACGTGGTGGCGATGGAAGAAATCAGCCGCGGTTCGGCCTCTGTAGCGTTGTCCTACGGCGCGCACTCCAACCTCTGCGTCAACCAGATCAATCGCAACGGCAACCACGAACAGAAAAGCAAATACCTGCCGAAACTGATCAGCGGCGAGCACGTCGGCGCCCTCGCCATGAGCGAACCGAATGCCGGCTCCGACGTGGTCTCTATGAAGCTGCGCGCCGACAAACGCGGCGACCGTTACGTCCTCAACGGCAGCAAGACCTGGATCACCAACGGCCCTGACGCCAACACTTACGTGATCTACGCCAAGACCGATCTGGAAAAAGGCCCGCACGGCATCACCGCCTTCATCGTCGAGCGCGACTGGAAAGGCTTCAGCCGCAGCAACAAGTTCGACAAGCTCGGCATGCGCGGTTCCAACACCTGCGAACTGTTCTTCGATGACGTTGAAGTGCCGGAAGAAAACATCCTCGGCGTCCTCAACGGCGGCGTCAAAGTGCTGATGAGCGGCCTCGATTACGAGCGCGTGGTTCTCTCCGGTGGCCCGACCGGGATCATGCAGTCGTGCATGGACCTGATCGTGCCGTACATCCACGACCGCAAACAGTTCGGCCAGAGCATCGGCGAATTCCAGCTGATCCAGGGCAAAGTCGCCGACATGTACACCCAACTCAACGCCAGCCGCGCCTACCTCTATGCAGTTGCGCAGGCTTGCGAGCGTGGCGAAACCACCCGCAAAGACGCCGCCGGGGTGATCCTCTACACCGCCGAACGCGCCACACAAATGGCCCTCGACGCGATCCAGATTCTCGGCGGTAACGGTTACATCAACGAATTCCCGGCGGGCCGCTTGCTGCGCGACGCAAAGCTGTACGAAATCGGCGCCGGCACCAGTGAGATCCGTCGCATGCTGATCGGTCGCGAACTGTTCAACGAAACCCGCTAA
- a CDS encoding AMP-binding protein: protein MDQPSANPQRSYTRGSQDKALLAMTIGQKFDQTVAQYPDGEALVVRHQQLRYSWRQLADAVDLHARALLALGLQAGDRLGIWAPNCAQWCITQFATAKIGVILVNVNPAYRSSELEYVLKQSGCQWLVCAGAFKSSNYHTMLQGLVPELAEQSIGQLRNERLPDLRGVISLDAQPPSGFLPWSQLADMASSVSKEQLHERSDSLHFDQAVNIQYTSGTTGFPKGATLSHYNILNNGYMVGESIGLTPRDRLVIPVPLYHCFGMVMGNLGCITHGSTMIYPNDAFDPLLTLQTVAEEKATGLYGVPTMFIAMLDQPQRGEFDLSSLRTGIMAGATCPIEVMRRVISEMHMSEVQIAYGMTETSPVSLQTGPNDELELRVTTVGRTQPQLESKIIDEAGNLVPRGTIGELCTRGYSVMLGYWSNPQATAEAIDEAGWMHTGDLASMNEEGYVNIAGRNKDMIIRGGENVYPRELEEFFFTHPAVADVQVIGIPCSRYGEEIVAWIKFHPGHSASELELQTWCKERIAHFKTPRHFKFVEEFPMTVTGKIQKFRMREISIEELREKQA from the coding sequence ATGGATCAACCCAGTGCAAACCCGCAGCGCAGCTACACCCGTGGTTCTCAGGACAAAGCCTTGCTGGCGATGACCATCGGACAGAAGTTTGATCAGACGGTCGCGCAGTACCCGGACGGTGAAGCGCTGGTGGTGCGCCATCAGCAGCTGCGCTATTCCTGGCGACAACTGGCCGATGCAGTCGATCTGCACGCCAGAGCGCTGCTGGCTTTGGGTTTGCAGGCCGGCGACCGGCTCGGTATCTGGGCACCCAACTGCGCACAATGGTGCATTACACAATTCGCCACCGCGAAAATCGGCGTGATCCTGGTCAACGTCAACCCGGCCTACCGTAGCTCCGAACTCGAATACGTACTCAAGCAATCCGGCTGCCAATGGCTGGTTTGCGCCGGGGCGTTCAAGTCCTCCAACTACCACACCATGTTGCAGGGATTGGTGCCGGAACTGGCCGAGCAATCCATCGGCCAATTGCGCAACGAGCGCCTGCCGGACTTGCGCGGGGTGATCAGCCTCGATGCGCAGCCACCGTCAGGTTTCCTGCCGTGGTCGCAATTGGCCGACATGGCAAGCAGTGTCTCCAAAGAACAACTACACGAACGCAGCGACAGCCTGCACTTCGATCAAGCGGTCAACATCCAGTACACCTCCGGCACCACCGGTTTCCCCAAGGGCGCGACCCTCAGTCACTACAACATCCTCAACAACGGTTACATGGTCGGCGAAAGCATCGGCCTGACCCCGCGCGACCGCCTGGTGATCCCGGTACCGCTGTACCACTGCTTCGGCATGGTCATGGGCAACCTCGGCTGCATCACCCACGGCAGCACGATGATTTACCCCAACGATGCCTTCGACCCGTTGCTGACCCTGCAAACCGTCGCCGAAGAAAAAGCCACCGGCCTCTATGGCGTACCGACCATGTTCATCGCCATGCTCGACCAGCCACAGCGCGGCGAATTCGATCTGTCGAGCCTGCGCACCGGGATCATGGCCGGTGCGACGTGCCCGATCGAAGTAATGCGCCGGGTCATCAGCGAGATGCACATGAGCGAAGTGCAGATCGCCTACGGCATGACCGAAACCAGCCCGGTGTCGCTGCAAACCGGGCCAAACGATGAACTGGAATTACGCGTGACCACCGTTGGCCGCACCCAGCCACAACTGGAAAGCAAGATCATTGACGAAGCCGGCAACCTCGTGCCGCGCGGCACCATCGGCGAACTGTGCACCCGTGGTTACAGCGTGATGCTCGGCTATTGGAGCAATCCGCAGGCCACCGCTGAAGCCATCGATGAGGCGGGCTGGATGCACACCGGCGACCTGGCGAGCATGAACGAGGAGGGTTACGTCAACATTGCCGGGCGCAACAAGGACATGATCATCCGTGGTGGCGAGAACGTTTATCCGCGTGAGCTGGAAGAGTTTTTCTTCACTCACCCGGCGGTGGCGGACGTGCAGGTGATCGGCATTCCGTGCTCGCGTTATGGTGAGGAGATTGTCGCCTGGATCAAATTTCATCCCGGCCACAGCGCTTCGGAGCTGGAGCTGCAAACCTGGTGCAAGGAGCGCATCGCGCACTTCAAGACGCCACGGCACTTCAAGTTCGTCGAAGAGTTTCCGATGACGGTCACGGGCAAGATTCAGAAATTCAGAATGCGGGAAATAAGCATCGAAGAACTACGCGAAAAGCAGGCCTGA